From a single Fulvivirga ulvae genomic region:
- a CDS encoding non-ribosomal peptide synthetase translates to MNTLTENKVNAKYWQEKRNIDIVTSPLLYDGGEVNSNDNIEGSLEINQEVAAALLEISNENEKALYVILLSSLFVIAKKYNQEASAFSLGIPKEQNDKKEGPAEWLPLIIGVEDGASFRELLNLVKSEWINALMHQNIPVGQVSNESLHDWIIAMKGLHGHCNQLPSEASVYFNVDVSGGKLRIDWVADSSKYSKDLVCQLLTHWHHLLGQVVSDIKQDISSLTVISAEENRILLSNFSGAKTDNGDHTLKSLFEEKVRQCPDQNALIFGDGVMTYAELDQKANDIASVLIDQMDGEKQAVALYFRPSFEMICAMFGCIKAGLPYLPLSPEDPGSRIDFILKDSGARIVLTQSETRKILTSKLEADVKIIEADTVKGDGKSPHVVSKEDTVYYIYTSGTTGTPKGVDVLHQGVVNYTTWRIDNYNLTQQDVTLQVFPYHFDGFGCNLYSTLLSGATLLLMPDVKEVGASEMLQALKKHKVTNGCFTSGVYDLILSELDGSDMIDHLRFVALAGDKPSKSLIKRSKQLLPELKLTNEYGLTETSIGGTCNNQLNERNPGVIGKPNANTYIRILNEQGELQPIGVTGELYFSGDSVAKRYLNREELTTDKFIADPFEEGVNMYKTGDMARWLPGGNIEFIGRQDDQVKIRGYRVELDEIAHYIKEATEVTDAIVVVEKEGQDQDPYLIGYFVGEEGADAQSVNEYLKEALPEYMIPAYLVQIPSIPLTATGKVNKKELPKPEKEVAGQEDDQPMSAVELELAEMWVTVIDVDTKDINRSSDFFKLGGHSIKVLKLISQLQKKFGVTIELQEFFENPTIGALSDKIGKQEGQDDVPELIVDEDNRHEPFPLTDVQYAYWIGRKDTFNFGQVGAHGYFETFVPELDIDQFQQVLRKLIDNHEVLRMVVTGNGEQRILKDVPPYEVRVLDLRKYDKKEGEELFYKWREEMAHHVFSGEEWPLFDVRVTVFEDETYKIHYGTDGLVMDAESLTKFVSEYEYLYANPKAEPARVDISFRDYMMSEGNFRKGPLYLKSKEYWKARITDLPMAPELPVKPITSLPQKPKFARRAGHLDKKAWDYLQEKSNALGITPTVFLIGCFAKVLDYWSKSSHFILNLTLYNRILFHEDVDRLLGDFTSLTLLEIDYRGNATFAENLKKLQNRMWSDLEHKYFGGIEVLREMSQYHGNSVMMPVVLTSTLGIQRDEIAEEETIISEINDPMKENYAISQTPQVWIDFQIGENSKGLWYNWDCVEEVFPQGMLQDMFEAFGKLLNKLSEDEKCWEKVSLIDLPQEQEQRKVAVNDTWAEEPGCLLHDNFKLKVKERAHSEAIISDEITLTYAQVEHLVNHVAHRLISLDAKANQLVAIVMHKGWEQVVASLGILSAGAAYLPIDASLPHERIRLLLEQGEASLIITTDAVADEIDFNDGYKVLHVNKSLLNEQYQDAPKVSNQAEDLAYVIFTSGSTGMPKGVVIDHRGATNTVCDMNQRFGITDQDRVLAISSLSFDLSVYDIFGVLGAGGALVIPAPDELKDPEAWYRYIHQYGVTLWNTVPTLMQMLVDYAERRDDGLPSIRNVWMSGDWIPVNLPDRIKKLSPQVKVTSLGGATEASIWSIYYPVEQVVESWKSIPYGKPLLNQQFYVLNEALAICPDLVPGDLYIGGIGLAKGYWKDEQKTANSFIIHPESGERLYKTGDLGRYLPDGNIEFLGREDTQVKIQGYRIELGEIEAAINEHPQVSESLTIARGEAGKSRELIAYIVPGEVQSSQQVDHVGLVTDPSVTINDEKERSVFKLEKHNLRDIKTEVNYALPYQTELKLSGKKKLGGKAAGKEAITKDTLGQLLSAVRGQVYNEMPLPKYFYPSAGSLYPVQTWIEVAEAAIDGVEKGCYYLHPEHFELRQASSQVNITEGVNIHLIADLDAIEPLYGRLAKDFARIEAGYMANLLMTSMVAVDLQTTDVEQQELTVLFGLTASQMPAISLHVTGVAEGSADDDYIPLTYNERKSYRDFQKEEISLANMEVLTDSLVQAKALLGDVCKTDVFMVVKAQAVHEMQSGVFQLDYIGGVWNRLGDIDGEQLFAGNEKLHNAAGVSLHFVSPEQAINGDFYAGFMAQSVMNRSIKEQVGWCAIGVVDKVVAKSAFDLHNDQRITHSIIGGKVSAAQIEDIQSTEEALSESPEEQMRQHLQSRLPKYMIPSYFVVLEKMPLTSNGKIDRKSLPDPATRIDHQFRKPETETEKTLVEIWSELLDLEASQISTNKSFFELGGHSLKASLMMNKIFKVLNVEVPLREIFKEDTILSIADYIENELWLKSKEGQEVTEGDEFILD, encoded by the coding sequence ATGAACACACTAACCGAAAATAAAGTCAATGCAAAGTATTGGCAGGAAAAACGGAATATAGATATAGTTACCTCTCCCTTGCTTTATGATGGAGGTGAGGTTAACTCAAATGATAACATAGAAGGTAGTCTGGAGATCAACCAGGAAGTAGCTGCAGCACTTCTTGAGATCAGCAATGAGAATGAAAAAGCATTATATGTTATCTTATTGTCATCACTATTCGTCATAGCTAAAAAGTATAATCAAGAGGCATCGGCATTTTCTTTAGGGATACCCAAGGAGCAGAATGATAAAAAAGAAGGGCCGGCTGAGTGGCTTCCATTAATTATCGGTGTTGAAGACGGCGCTTCATTCAGAGAACTTTTAAATCTGGTTAAAAGTGAATGGATAAATGCCCTCATGCATCAAAACATACCGGTCGGGCAGGTCTCTAACGAGTCACTGCACGATTGGATAATAGCCATGAAGGGTTTGCATGGGCATTGTAACCAATTACCTTCAGAGGCAAGCGTATACTTCAATGTAGATGTCTCAGGTGGGAAATTACGAATTGATTGGGTTGCAGATAGCTCAAAGTATAGTAAGGATCTTGTCTGTCAGTTGCTTACACACTGGCATCATCTGTTGGGACAAGTGGTTAGCGATATCAAACAAGATATATCATCTTTAACCGTAATATCAGCAGAAGAGAACAGAATATTGCTCTCTAACTTCAGTGGCGCCAAAACTGATAATGGTGATCATACACTAAAATCTCTTTTTGAAGAGAAGGTAAGACAATGTCCGGACCAGAATGCCTTGATTTTCGGAGATGGAGTGATGACCTATGCAGAGCTTGATCAAAAGGCTAATGATATAGCATCCGTGCTTATTGATCAGATGGATGGAGAAAAACAGGCAGTTGCACTTTACTTCCGTCCCTCTTTTGAAATGATCTGTGCCATGTTTGGCTGTATTAAAGCCGGACTTCCTTATTTGCCGTTATCACCCGAAGATCCGGGTTCCAGGATCGATTTCATTCTTAAAGATTCAGGAGCCAGGATTGTTCTGACCCAGTCTGAAACAAGAAAAATATTAACCAGCAAACTGGAAGCAGATGTAAAAATAATAGAAGCGGATACAGTTAAAGGAGATGGTAAGTCACCACATGTTGTAAGTAAAGAAGATACCGTCTACTATATATATACTTCAGGTACTACGGGTACACCCAAAGGAGTAGATGTGCTTCATCAGGGTGTTGTAAACTATACTACCTGGCGAATCGATAATTACAATCTGACTCAGCAAGATGTTACATTACAGGTATTTCCTTACCATTTTGATGGGTTTGGGTGTAACCTCTATTCTACTTTACTGTCCGGAGCCACTTTGCTGCTTATGCCAGATGTCAAAGAGGTTGGGGCATCAGAAATGTTGCAGGCTCTTAAAAAGCATAAAGTGACCAATGGTTGTTTTACTTCAGGAGTATATGATTTGATACTTTCCGAGCTGGACGGGTCAGATATGATAGACCATTTGAGGTTTGTTGCACTTGCCGGAGACAAGCCTTCAAAAAGCCTGATTAAAAGGAGCAAACAACTATTACCTGAACTTAAACTAACTAATGAGTATGGGCTGACGGAGACTTCAATCGGTGGTACCTGTAACAACCAGCTTAATGAGAGAAATCCGGGAGTGATAGGTAAACCTAATGCAAATACCTACATCCGTATCCTTAACGAACAGGGGGAACTTCAGCCCATAGGTGTTACGGGTGAATTGTATTTTTCAGGAGACAGCGTGGCAAAGCGCTACCTCAACAGGGAGGAGCTAACTACTGACAAGTTTATTGCCGATCCTTTTGAAGAGGGCGTAAATATGTATAAAACAGGAGATATGGCTCGCTGGTTGCCAGGCGGCAATATTGAGTTTATAGGACGTCAGGACGATCAGGTGAAAATTCGTGGTTACAGGGTTGAGCTTGACGAAATTGCACATTACATTAAAGAAGCTACTGAAGTAACCGATGCTATAGTAGTGGTAGAGAAAGAAGGTCAGGATCAGGACCCTTATTTGATTGGATACTTTGTGGGTGAAGAAGGTGCAGATGCTCAAAGTGTAAACGAATATCTTAAGGAAGCTCTACCTGAATATATGATTCCTGCTTATCTGGTGCAGATTCCATCTATACCGCTTACAGCTACAGGTAAAGTCAATAAAAAAGAACTCCCTAAACCTGAAAAAGAGGTAGCAGGCCAGGAAGATGACCAGCCAATGTCAGCTGTGGAACTGGAACTGGCAGAAATGTGGGTAACAGTAATCGATGTTGACACCAAAGATATTAACAGGTCAAGTGACTTCTTTAAGCTTGGAGGTCACTCAATAAAAGTATTAAAACTTATCAGTCAGCTTCAAAAGAAGTTTGGAGTGACCATAGAGCTACAGGAGTTTTTTGAGAACCCTACTATCGGAGCCCTATCGGACAAAATAGGGAAACAGGAGGGACAGGATGACGTACCGGAATTGATCGTGGATGAAGATAACCGACATGAACCATTCCCATTGACAGATGTCCAGTATGCTTACTGGATTGGTCGAAAAGATACTTTCAATTTTGGACAGGTTGGAGCTCATGGCTACTTTGAAACTTTTGTTCCGGAGTTGGATATTGATCAGTTTCAGCAGGTTTTAAGAAAGCTGATTGACAATCATGAAGTGCTTAGAATGGTAGTGACCGGGAATGGTGAGCAACGAATATTGAAGGATGTTCCGCCTTATGAAGTACGTGTTTTGGATCTGAGAAAGTATGATAAAAAGGAGGGAGAGGAACTGTTCTACAAATGGAGGGAGGAAATGGCACATCATGTGTTCTCTGGTGAAGAATGGCCGCTTTTTGATGTAAGGGTCACTGTTTTTGAAGATGAAACCTACAAGATTCATTACGGTACGGACGGGCTGGTTATGGACGCAGAGAGTTTAACCAAATTCGTATCGGAATACGAATATTTATATGCTAACCCTAAAGCTGAGCCTGCAAGAGTAGATATTTCTTTTAGAGACTACATGATGAGCGAGGGTAACTTTAGAAAAGGTCCCCTTTACCTGAAATCAAAAGAATACTGGAAGGCACGTATTACCGACCTGCCCATGGCGCCCGAACTGCCGGTGAAGCCTATAACAAGCTTACCACAGAAACCAAAGTTTGCACGTAGAGCAGGTCATTTAGATAAAAAAGCGTGGGATTATCTACAAGAGAAATCAAATGCTCTTGGAATAACACCTACTGTATTCTTAATTGGTTGCTTTGCTAAGGTGCTTGACTATTGGAGTAAATCCAGTCATTTTATACTTAACCTTACGCTATATAATCGGATACTATTCCATGAAGATGTCGACAGATTACTGGGAGACTTTACATCGCTTACATTACTTGAGATAGATTACAGGGGTAACGCCACGTTTGCTGAAAATCTTAAAAAGCTCCAAAACAGGATGTGGTCAGATTTGGAGCATAAATATTTCGGAGGCATCGAGGTATTAAGAGAGATGTCTCAATATCATGGCAACTCGGTTATGATGCCTGTTGTACTGACCAGTACCCTGGGTATCCAAAGAGATGAAATTGCTGAAGAGGAGACCATTATTAGTGAGATTAATGATCCGATGAAAGAGAATTATGCCATTTCTCAGACACCTCAGGTATGGATTGATTTTCAAATTGGAGAGAATAGTAAAGGGCTCTGGTATAACTGGGATTGTGTGGAGGAAGTTTTTCCTCAGGGCATGTTGCAGGATATGTTCGAAGCCTTTGGTAAGTTACTCAACAAGCTTTCTGAGGATGAGAAATGCTGGGAAAAAGTATCTCTTATCGACCTGCCTCAGGAGCAGGAACAAAGAAAGGTGGCTGTGAATGATACATGGGCAGAAGAACCGGGCTGTTTACTTCACGATAACTTCAAACTTAAAGTGAAGGAAAGAGCCCATTCCGAGGCTATTATATCTGATGAAATAACACTGACCTATGCTCAGGTGGAGCACCTGGTAAATCATGTTGCTCATCGATTGATTTCTCTGGATGCTAAGGCGAATCAACTTGTGGCTATAGTGATGCACAAAGGTTGGGAGCAGGTGGTGGCTTCTTTGGGTATTTTATCTGCTGGAGCAGCATATCTTCCTATAGATGCTTCACTACCTCATGAGCGTATCCGTTTGCTTTTAGAGCAAGGCGAAGCTTCGCTCATAATTACTACGGATGCCGTAGCTGATGAAATAGACTTTAATGATGGATATAAGGTATTGCATGTCAACAAAAGTCTGTTGAATGAACAGTACCAGGATGCTCCAAAAGTGAGCAATCAAGCTGAAGATCTGGCTTATGTTATTTTCACATCAGGATCTACAGGCATGCCCAAAGGTGTAGTTATCGACCATCGCGGAGCTACCAATACAGTCTGCGATATGAATCAGCGTTTTGGTATAACAGATCAGGATAGGGTATTGGCCATTTCATCACTCAGCTTTGACTTATCAGTTTATGATATTTTCGGAGTACTGGGAGCTGGGGGTGCACTGGTTATACCTGCACCGGATGAACTCAAAGATCCCGAAGCATGGTACAGATATATTCATCAATATGGTGTTACACTATGGAATACAGTGCCTACACTGATGCAAATGCTTGTAGACTATGCAGAAAGAAGAGATGATGGTCTGCCATCGATAAGAAATGTATGGATGAGTGGAGACTGGATACCAGTGAACCTTCCGGATCGCATCAAAAAATTAAGCCCTCAAGTCAAAGTCACCAGCCTGGGAGGAGCAACAGAAGCTTCGATATGGTCTATTTACTACCCGGTTGAGCAAGTAGTTGAAAGCTGGAAAAGTATTCCATATGGCAAACCATTGCTAAATCAGCAATTCTACGTGCTGAATGAGGCACTCGCCATATGCCCTGACCTGGTGCCAGGTGATTTATATATTGGAGGTATTGGTTTGGCTAAAGGATATTGGAAAGACGAACAAAAGACGGCTAACAGTTTTATCATTCACCCTGAGTCCGGCGAGCGGCTTTACAAGACTGGTGATTTGGGCAGATACCTGCCGGATGGCAATATTGAGTTTCTTGGTCGTGAAGATACTCAGGTGAAAATACAAGGGTATCGAATTGAGTTAGGAGAGATCGAGGCGGCAATCAATGAGCATCCTCAAGTGAGCGAATCCCTGACTATCGCAAGAGGAGAAGCTGGCAAGTCCAGAGAACTAATAGCCTATATAGTGCCAGGCGAAGTGCAATCTTCTCAGCAGGTTGATCATGTGGGTTTAGTTACTGATCCTTCAGTTACCATCAATGACGAAAAAGAGAGGTCAGTATTTAAACTGGAAAAACATAATCTCAGGGATATAAAGACAGAGGTTAACTATGCTTTACCCTATCAAACAGAATTGAAACTGTCAGGAAAGAAAAAATTAGGCGGCAAGGCTGCCGGTAAAGAAGCCATTACAAAAGATACTTTGGGACAATTACTGTCAGCTGTAAGAGGTCAGGTTTATAATGAAATGCCGTTACCCAAGTACTTCTACCCTTCAGCGGGAAGTTTGTACCCTGTACAAACCTGGATTGAGGTTGCAGAAGCAGCCATAGACGGTGTCGAAAAAGGATGTTATTATTTGCACCCGGAGCATTTTGAGCTGAGGCAGGCAAGTTCCCAGGTTAATATAACTGAAGGGGTTAATATCCATCTGATCGCAGATCTGGATGCTATTGAACCTTTGTATGGCAGATTAGCAAAAGATTTCGCCCGTATTGAGGCTGGCTATATGGCCAATTTATTGATGACTTCCATGGTAGCTGTAGACCTACAGACTACGGATGTAGAACAGCAGGAACTGACAGTTTTATTCGGATTGACAGCTTCTCAAATGCCTGCTATTTCTCTGCACGTCACCGGCGTTGCAGAAGGTTCGGCGGATGATGACTATATACCTTTGACTTACAACGAAAGAAAGAGTTATAGGGATTTTCAGAAAGAAGAAATCAGTTTGGCAAACATGGAAGTGCTAACAGACAGCCTCGTACAGGCAAAGGCATTATTGGGTGACGTTTGTAAAACAGATGTTTTCATGGTAGTGAAAGCACAGGCAGTACATGAGATGCAGTCAGGAGTGTTTCAACTCGATTATATAGGTGGGGTTTGGAACAGACTTGGAGATATCGATGGCGAACAACTATTTGCCGGAAACGAAAAGCTTCATAATGCAGCAGGAGTATCATTACATTTTGTGTCCCCTGAGCAAGCTATAAACGGCGATTTTTATGCGGGATTCATGGCTCAGTCAGTTATGAACAGGAGTATAAAAGAGCAGGTTGGCTGGTGTGCCATAGGTGTAGTGGATAAAGTTGTAGCAAAGTCAGCTTTTGATTTGCATAATGATCAACGTATAACACATAGCATAATAGGTGGTAAGGTTAGTGCGGCACAAATTGAAGATATCCAGTCAACGGAGGAGGCACTGAGTGAATCACCTGAAGAACAAATGAGGCAACACCTTCAGTCAAGGTTACCAAAGTATATGATCCCTTCATATTTTGTAGTGCTTGAGAAAATGCCTCTTACATCAAATGGTAAAATAGACCGTAAATCATTACCAGATCCGGCAACCAGGATCGACCACCAGTTTAGAAAACCAGAGACTGAAACGGAGAAAACATTGGTGGAAATTTGGTCAGAACTTCTTGACTTGGAAGCTTCTCAGATCAGCACCAACAAAAGCTTCTTTGAACTTGGAGGACACTCTTTAAAAGCGAGCCTGATGATGAATAAGATCTTTAAGGTTTTGAATGTTGAAGTGCCTCTGCGTGAAATATTCAAGGAAGATACTATTCTCAGCATAGCCGATTACATCGAAAATGAACTTTGGCTAAAAAGTAAAGAGGGCCAGGAAGTCACGGAAGGGGACGAATTTATACTGGATTAA